The following are encoded together in the Sporichthyaceae bacterium genome:
- a CDS encoding ABC transporter substrate-binding protein — protein MAAVAVVGVLAGCGANAAAAPKGAATPSAAPAIDAHPVEPGSYPAYVKHEWGVTKIENEPKRIVALGFRDQEDFLSMGIKPLTIRNYFGAADPWTKEPWLSDEARNGQYQVIIADVRDPKNGKITVGTDGPILPSEYPQASATPVWKEVYNLDDIKNLHPDLITALYSGLTQDDYLKLSAIAPTVTGVSADLRDYFSSWQEEINAVGQIMGRPTYATKLVTDTEANFTRAVTDHPEFRNASVAVAAPGPTGQFRLMNPYAPMSRFFSSLRMDTPGRIDTITSPRGRAFYRAIYNVDLPT, from the coding sequence GTGGCGGCCGTCGCGGTGGTCGGGGTGCTCGCCGGGTGCGGGGCCAATGCGGCGGCGGCGCCGAAGGGGGCGGCCACGCCGAGCGCGGCCCCGGCCATCGACGCGCACCCGGTGGAGCCGGGCTCCTACCCGGCCTATGTCAAGCACGAGTGGGGCGTCACCAAGATCGAGAACGAGCCCAAGCGGATCGTCGCGCTCGGTTTCCGGGACCAGGAGGACTTCCTGTCCATGGGCATCAAGCCGCTGACCATTCGCAACTACTTCGGCGCGGCGGACCCGTGGACCAAGGAGCCGTGGCTGTCCGACGAGGCGCGCAACGGCCAGTACCAGGTGATCATCGCCGACGTGCGGGACCCGAAGAACGGCAAGATCACGGTGGGCACCGACGGCCCGATCCTGCCCAGTGAGTATCCGCAGGCCTCGGCCACCCCGGTGTGGAAAGAGGTCTACAACCTCGACGACATCAAGAACCTGCACCCGGACCTGATCACCGCGTTGTACTCCGGTTTGACCCAGGACGACTACCTGAAGCTGTCCGCGATCGCGCCAACCGTCACCGGGGTCTCCGCCGACCTGCGCGACTACTTCTCCTCCTGGCAGGAGGAGATCAACGCGGTCGGCCAGATCATGGGTCGACCGACCTACGCCACCAAACTGGTCACCGACACCGAGGCCAACTTCACCCGCGCGGTCACCGACCACCCGGAGTTCCGGAACGCCAGCGTCGCGGTGGCCGCACCCGGGCCGACCGGCCAGTTCCGGCTGATGAACCCGTACGCGCCGATGTCGCGGTTCTTCTCCTCGCTGCGGATGGACACCCCGGGACGCATCGACACCATCACCAGTCCGCGCGGGAGGGCCTTCTATCGGGCCATCTATAACGTCGACCTACCGACC
- a CDS encoding cation diffusion facilitator family transporter: MSAGGGNRAVVAALAANLGIAATKFVAFVLTRSSSMLAESIHSLADSGNQALLLIGGKRAKRSATPEHPFGFGRERYIYAFLVSIVLFTVGGVFAIYEGVHKLRHPEAIDDWKWVPLVVLGTATMLESFSFRTAIQEANHARGNTGWVAYVRHAKAPELPVVLLEDLAALIGLLLALFGVGMTLATDNGRWDGGGTLAIGVLLAAVAVILSVETKSLLLGESATPASVRRITEALEAEPAVERVIHLRTLHLGPDELLVAAKIAVRHDETAAAVAAAIDSAEVRVRTAEPAARVIYLEPDLDRTPGL; the protein is encoded by the coding sequence GTGAGTGCCGGCGGCGGCAACCGCGCCGTGGTGGCCGCGCTGGCGGCCAATCTGGGCATTGCGGCCACCAAGTTCGTGGCCTTCGTGCTCACCCGCTCCTCCTCGATGTTGGCCGAGTCCATCCATTCACTCGCCGACTCCGGCAATCAGGCGTTGCTGCTGATCGGTGGGAAGCGCGCAAAACGCAGCGCCACCCCAGAACATCCCTTCGGCTTCGGCCGGGAGCGCTACATCTACGCGTTCCTGGTCTCCATCGTGCTGTTCACCGTCGGTGGCGTGTTCGCCATCTACGAGGGTGTGCACAAGCTTCGCCACCCGGAGGCCATCGACGACTGGAAGTGGGTGCCGCTGGTCGTGCTCGGCACCGCGACCATGCTGGAGTCCTTCTCCTTCCGCACCGCGATCCAGGAGGCCAACCACGCGCGCGGCAACACCGGCTGGGTGGCCTATGTCCGGCACGCGAAGGCCCCGGAACTCCCGGTGGTGCTGCTGGAGGACCTGGCCGCGCTGATCGGTCTGCTCCTTGCACTGTTCGGCGTCGGCATGACGCTGGCCACTGACAACGGCCGCTGGGACGGCGGGGGCACCCTGGCCATTGGCGTGCTGCTGGCCGCGGTGGCGGTGATCCTGTCGGTGGAGACCAAGAGCCTGCTGCTGGGTGAGTCGGCCACGCCTGCCTCGGTGCGGCGGATCACCGAGGCACTGGAGGCCGAGCCGGCGGTGGAGCGGGTGATCCACCTGCGCACACTGCACCTGGGTCCGGACGAACTGCTGGTTGCGGCCAAGATCGCGGTGCGCCACGACGAGACGGCCGCGGCGGTGGCCGCCGCCATCGACTCCGCCGAGGTGCGGGTGCGCACCGCCGAACCGGCCGCGCGGGTGATCTACCTGGAGCCCGATTTGGACCGCACGCCGGGGCTGTGA
- a CDS encoding Trm112 family protein gives MDLELLAILACPNCRASLRHDEPASELVCTGECGLAYPIRDGIPVLLIHEARSAP, from the coding sequence GTGGACCTCGAACTGCTGGCGATTCTGGCCTGCCCGAATTGCCGCGCGTCGCTGCGGCACGACGAACCCGCGTCGGAACTGGTGTGCACCGGAGAGTGTGGGTTGGCCTACCCGATCCGTGACGGCATTCCGGTGCTGCTGATTCATGAGGCGCGCTCCGCCCCGTGA
- a CDS encoding phosphomannomutase/phosphoglucomutase produces the protein MRADLAQIVKAYDIRGLVPEQWDDTVAGALGAAFARLCLEEGTASGRIVVGRDMRDSSPQLAGAFAAGITSLGLDVVDIGLASTDAVYYASGALDAPGAMFTASHNPAQWNGIKLCRPGAVPIGRDTGLGRLTQIVAENSGAVAGVPGKLLRLDVLPDYANHLRSLVDVAAGRPLRVAVDAGNGMAGHVVPTVFAGLPIAILPLYFELDGTFPNHEANPIDAANLADLADTVVAERADLGLAFDGDADRCFVVDETGAAVSPSAVSGLIAVRELARRPGSAVVHNLITSRALPELIAEHGGRPVRTRVGHSFIKKVMAEQDAVFGGEHSGHYYFRDFWFADSGMLAALHVLAALGATPAGTTCSSIMADYERYVASGEINSTVADPVAALVALREGWSRDGAVLDDLDGLTVSLPDGSWFNVRPSNTEPLLRLNAEAADSAAMGALRDEVLAQIRSYGRL, from the coding sequence GTGCGCGCTGACCTGGCCCAAATCGTCAAGGCCTACGACATCCGTGGCCTGGTGCCCGAGCAGTGGGACGACACGGTGGCAGGGGCGCTGGGGGCGGCGTTCGCCCGGCTCTGCCTGGAGGAGGGCACCGCGTCCGGCCGCATCGTGGTGGGCCGGGACATGCGGGACAGCTCTCCGCAACTGGCGGGTGCCTTCGCCGCCGGCATCACCTCCCTCGGCCTGGACGTGGTGGACATCGGATTGGCCAGTACCGACGCGGTCTATTACGCCAGCGGGGCGCTGGACGCGCCGGGCGCGATGTTCACCGCCAGCCACAACCCGGCCCAATGGAACGGCATCAAGCTGTGTCGGCCCGGTGCCGTGCCGATCGGGCGGGACACCGGGCTCGGGCGGCTGACCCAAATCGTCGCGGAGAACTCCGGCGCGGTGGCCGGGGTACCCGGCAAGCTTCTGCGCCTGGACGTGTTACCCGACTACGCCAACCACCTGCGCAGCCTGGTGGATGTGGCGGCGGGGCGGCCGTTGCGGGTCGCGGTGGACGCGGGCAACGGCATGGCCGGACACGTGGTGCCCACAGTGTTCGCCGGGTTGCCGATCGCGATTCTGCCGCTGTACTTCGAGTTGGACGGCACCTTCCCCAACCACGAGGCGAACCCGATCGACGCGGCCAATCTCGCCGACCTGGCCGACACGGTGGTCGCCGAACGCGCCGACCTCGGGCTGGCCTTCGACGGCGACGCGGACCGCTGCTTCGTGGTGGACGAGACCGGCGCAGCAGTGTCCCCGTCCGCGGTGTCCGGGCTGATCGCGGTGCGCGAACTTGCGCGCCGACCGGGCAGCGCGGTGGTGCACAACCTGATCACCTCCCGCGCACTGCCGGAACTGATCGCCGAGCACGGCGGCCGACCGGTGCGCACCCGGGTCGGGCACTCGTTCATCAAGAAGGTGATGGCCGAACAGGATGCGGTGTTCGGTGGCGAGCACTCCGGCCACTACTACTTCCGCGACTTCTGGTTCGCCGACTCCGGCATGTTGGCCGCACTGCACGTGCTGGCCGCACTCGGCGCCACCCCGGCGGGCACCACCTGCTCGTCGATAATGGCCGACTACGAGCGCTATGTGGCCTCCGGGGAGATCAACAGCACCGTGGCCGACCCCGTCGCGGCGCTGGTCGCGTTGCGGGAGGGCTGGAGCCGGGACGGCGCGGTCCTCGACGACCTCGACGGGCTGACCGTCTCGCTGCCCGACGGATCGTGGTTCAACGTGCGCCCGTCCAACACCGAACCCCTGCTGCGGCTGAACGCCGAGGCGGCGGATTCCGCCGCGATGGGTGCGCTACGCGACGAGGTGCTGGCTCAGATTCGGTCATACGGCAGGCTGTAG
- a CDS encoding DUF3499 domain-containing protein, which yields MIQSRRCSRNACTRPAVATLTYVYRDSTAVLGPLATYAEPHCYDLCAEHAERLTAPRGWEVLRLAPNSAEPGPSVDDLEALADAVREAARARPEESDEPALTGARRAHLRMVRTPVD from the coding sequence GTGATCCAATCCCGGCGCTGTTCGCGCAACGCTTGCACCCGACCGGCGGTGGCGACGTTGACCTATGTCTACCGGGATTCCACCGCTGTGCTGGGCCCGTTGGCGACCTACGCCGAGCCGCACTGCTACGACCTGTGCGCTGAGCACGCCGAGCGACTGACCGCGCCACGTGGATGGGAGGTGCTGCGGTTGGCCCCGAACAGCGCCGAGCCGGGGCCCTCGGTGGACGACCTGGAGGCGTTGGCCGACGCGGTCCGCGAGGCGGCCCGGGCCCGCCCGGAGGAGTCCGACGAGCCCGCGCTGACCGGCGCGCGCCGCGCCCACCTGCGAATGGTGCGCACCCCCGTCGACTGA
- a CDS encoding metallopeptidase family protein: MRRRRFRRDPEPPQPAEVASQAAPNPRPTSAASLARTVRRRRDRRSRGLRGPLAPAESPLTRSRAETFADLVLDAVERLERRWRRELQEVEFAVEDVPPADSATDSPVPLGRLYRGGAGQDARIVLYRRPIEARAAGRADLAALVHDLLVEQVADLIGVEPDTVDPDYGLD, translated from the coding sequence GTGCGCAGGCGCCGCTTCCGTCGCGACCCCGAACCCCCGCAACCGGCCGAGGTCGCTTCGCAGGCGGCGCCAAATCCCCGACCGACCAGCGCGGCGAGCCTCGCCCGGACCGTCCGTCGGCGCCGGGATCGGCGCTCCCGTGGACTGCGCGGACCGCTGGCCCCGGCGGAATCCCCGCTGACCCGCTCCCGGGCCGAGACGTTCGCCGATCTGGTGCTCGACGCGGTGGAACGGCTGGAACGGCGCTGGCGCCGGGAACTGCAGGAGGTGGAGTTCGCGGTCGAGGACGTGCCGCCCGCGGATAGCGCCACGGACAGCCCGGTGCCGCTGGGTCGGTTGTATCGCGGCGGCGCGGGCCAGGACGCGCGCATCGTGCTCTACCGCCGTCCGATCGAGGCGCGGGCCGCGGGGCGCGCGGACCTGGCCGCGCTGGTGCACGACCTGTTGGTGGAGCAGGTGGCCGACCTGATCGGCGTAGAGCCGGATACCGTCGACCCCGACTACGGCCTGGACTGA
- a CDS encoding DUF5719 family protein: MTHPPGRHGARARRPAATPMARVPGSPGPLLTAVVVLVLVVAAVLVQLIGGGATKVRAVTDQVRAAELVCPAPALRGAGTAATVTLSARPPGEDAPRSGSAVVSEVGGTAVPRIKVSKAGTSRVDVTTSTAAATVIRGAEGLAPGLAGELVEVSTAGPGQGLSTAACTAPASSAWFVGASTAAGRNDRLVLANPDAAAASVDLRFWDQQGKIDVPNSTDIAVPPNGAVSLPLEGMSAGHQRLAVQVILTRGQVAAALHDTDAPGIDVHGSDWMAPAPRPTRRVVIAGLPDHVTDRKLEVLVPGDTDGIVHVRLLGRDNDFAPVGADTLEVHAGQVGEYDLSKVDPTGAYTAVLTSDQPLVAAVRSVGVARKASDLAWSTAAAALTTPAAVPDARGGKAGSTRLLLAAPDGPVTVRVDVYTNAATPHSITVSIPANRTLVVDPGPKGVTGYSVVVVPVTGTAYGAVLLRVGTGLSLPALVPSRVAVRTPQAVPDVTAITAGRRSR; this comes from the coding sequence ATGACCCATCCGCCCGGCCGGCACGGCGCGCGGGCACGGCGGCCCGCCGCGACGCCGATGGCCCGGGTGCCCGGCTCACCGGGCCCGCTGCTCACCGCCGTGGTCGTGTTGGTCCTGGTGGTGGCCGCGGTGCTGGTGCAGTTGATCGGTGGTGGGGCGACGAAGGTGCGCGCGGTCACCGACCAGGTGCGGGCCGCGGAACTGGTCTGCCCGGCGCCGGCGCTGCGCGGCGCGGGCACCGCGGCCACCGTCACCCTGTCCGCCCGTCCGCCGGGCGAGGACGCGCCGCGATCGGGCAGCGCCGTGGTGTCCGAGGTCGGCGGGACCGCCGTGCCGCGGATCAAGGTGAGCAAGGCGGGCACCTCCCGGGTGGACGTCACCACCTCGACCGCCGCCGCAACGGTGATCCGGGGCGCGGAGGGACTGGCGCCGGGTTTGGCCGGGGAGTTGGTCGAGGTCAGCACCGCCGGCCCCGGCCAGGGCCTGTCCACCGCGGCCTGCACCGCACCCGCCTCCAGCGCGTGGTTCGTCGGGGCATCCACCGCGGCCGGGCGCAATGACCGGTTGGTGCTGGCCAACCCGGACGCCGCGGCCGCCTCGGTGGACCTGCGCTTCTGGGACCAGCAGGGCAAGATCGACGTGCCGAACTCCACCGACATCGCGGTGCCCCCGAACGGCGCGGTGTCCCTGCCGCTGGAGGGGATGAGCGCCGGGCACCAACGGCTCGCTGTGCAGGTAATCCTGACCCGGGGTCAGGTGGCTGCGGCGCTGCACGACACCGACGCGCCGGGTATCGATGTGCACGGCAGCGACTGGATGGCGCCGGCCCCCCGACCCACCCGCCGGGTGGTCATTGCCGGCCTGCCCGACCACGTCACGGACCGCAAGCTCGAGGTCCTCGTGCCGGGCGACACCGATGGGATCGTGCACGTGCGACTGCTCGGTCGGGACAACGACTTCGCGCCGGTCGGCGCGGACACCCTGGAGGTGCACGCGGGTCAGGTCGGCGAGTACGACCTGTCCAAGGTGGACCCGACCGGGGCGTACACCGCGGTGCTCACCTCCGATCAGCCGTTGGTGGCCGCAGTGCGTTCGGTGGGGGTCGCGCGCAAGGCGTCCGACCTAGCCTGGTCCACCGCCGCGGCGGCATTGACGACCCCGGCCGCGGTGCCCGATGCCCGCGGGGGCAAGGCCGGGTCGACCCGGTTGCTGCTCGCCGCGCCGGACGGCCCGGTCACGGTGCGGGTGGACGTCTACACCAACGCCGCCACCCCGCACTCGATCACGGTGAGCATCCCGGCCAACCGCACCCTGGTGGTCGATCCCGGCCCGAAGGGGGTGACCGGCTACAGCGTGGTGGTGGTACCGGTCACCGGCACTGCGTACGGCGCCGTGCTGCTGCGGGTGGGCACCGGGCTGAGTCTGCCCGCGCTGGTGCCCAGCCGGGTGGCGGTGCGCACCCCGCAGGCCGTGCCCGACGTCACCGCGATCACCGCCGGACGACGCAGCCGCTGA
- a CDS encoding glycosyltransferase, which translates to MSQPGEPIRHHVTTVLVTHDGERWLPRVLDGLDAQTRPPDLVVVADTASADGGRDLIRTWRPELEIVSLARTAGYGAAVKAALAHADTVEQPPSEATGWIWLLHDDSEPDPDALAQLLAAVEAEPRLGIVGPKILGWYDRRVLLEVGVTIDAGGRRETGLERGEEDQGQHDQRRETLGVSSAGMLVRRDVWRELSGFDPHLPLMRDDVDLCWRAWLAGHRVAVVPSAMVFHAEAAATERRAVDAGSGRVHHLDRAGAMRVLLANLATRSFLLALPRLLFGSAGRALGYLVAKVPRNALDEVRAVGTVLVRPRAILRMRRARRTAHVVRPGTLRRLFPRPGRQLGLALDALAHTVGGRRVDREAIGRHRSAEVGSAAAEVDDLDLGAGGVLLRRMARSPGALLVLGLALLALLAERNLLGGGRLLGGALLPTPGGVGEVWSTYRESWHPSGLGSPSGAPPYLAVTALAGTLALGHVGFVIGLMLLAAVPLAGLFAYLASAAVPTTRALRVWASVAYALSPVLTGAVAAGRLGTVVTVVLLPVALRMAVAVVGSKRRPSTDRAAWAGALVLALLTAFTPLIWLLALIGALAVAAGRMADAELRTRLLIALGAPMVLLLPWSGHLLRHPTRFLTEPGPTGPGLSVHALGTWHVLLLNPGGPGTGPGWLGVGIVLAGLTGLALGRRTTIPVAGWTMAGLGYLVALVISRITVTAPAGGQPAAAWPGVALALAGLGALIAAVVGCGDLPERLSARDFGVVQPVLGAVAVLALLAPLVGAGAWTVRGAQGPLHRADASLVPAHVAAEADTADRPRTLVLRPARSDLVGAVPAGEVPAALAYVLVRGGSPEFGAADLSVPRAAYRSLRALVGDLVSDRGDAQAQRLADFAVRYVLVRGPVPEGVAAALDAVPGLERVSAPEGDGLWRVSAPTARVSVLGPIPVALPSDAVGVRATVPPGAPGRVLALAEPADGHWHAKLNGHSLPKVVRDGWAQGWTLPASGGQLTISHVDRLRALWTALQGVALLVLIVLALPGANRRPGDEEEPPPVLPGARRHAHGDDLVGVNQ; encoded by the coding sequence ATGTCCCAACCCGGCGAGCCCATCCGCCATCACGTCACCACCGTCCTGGTCACCCACGACGGTGAGCGGTGGCTGCCCCGGGTGTTGGACGGGCTGGACGCCCAGACCCGGCCGCCGGACCTGGTCGTGGTGGCCGACACCGCCAGCGCGGATGGCGGCCGGGACCTGATTCGCACCTGGCGCCCGGAGCTGGAGATCGTCTCGCTGGCCCGCACCGCCGGCTACGGCGCCGCGGTCAAGGCGGCGCTCGCGCATGCGGACACCGTCGAGCAGCCCCCGTCGGAGGCCACCGGCTGGATCTGGTTGCTGCACGACGACAGTGAGCCGGACCCCGATGCGCTGGCGCAGTTGCTGGCTGCCGTCGAGGCCGAGCCGCGGTTGGGCATCGTCGGGCCCAAGATCTTGGGTTGGTATGACCGCCGGGTGTTGCTCGAGGTCGGCGTCACCATCGACGCCGGTGGCCGACGGGAGACCGGCCTGGAACGCGGCGAGGAGGACCAGGGCCAACACGACCAGCGGCGCGAGACCCTCGGGGTGTCCAGCGCGGGCATGTTGGTGCGCCGCGACGTGTGGCGGGAGCTCAGCGGCTTCGACCCGCACCTGCCGTTGATGCGCGACGACGTGGACCTGTGCTGGCGGGCGTGGCTGGCCGGCCACCGGGTCGCGGTGGTCCCGTCCGCGATGGTCTTCCACGCCGAGGCGGCCGCGACCGAGCGGCGTGCCGTGGACGCCGGGTCGGGCCGGGTGCACCACCTGGACCGCGCGGGCGCGATGCGTGTGTTGCTGGCCAACCTGGCCACTCGCTCGTTCCTGTTGGCCCTGCCGCGACTGCTGTTCGGCAGCGCCGGGCGGGCGCTCGGCTACCTGGTGGCCAAGGTCCCGCGCAACGCGTTGGACGAGGTGCGGGCCGTGGGCACCGTGTTGGTCCGTCCGCGCGCCATCCTGCGGATGCGCCGGGCGCGCCGAACCGCGCACGTCGTCCGCCCGGGCACCTTGCGCCGGCTGTTTCCCAGGCCGGGCCGCCAGCTCGGCCTGGCCCTTGACGCGTTGGCCCACACCGTGGGTGGCCGGCGGGTGGATCGCGAGGCGATCGGCCGGCACCGCTCCGCCGAGGTCGGCTCGGCCGCGGCCGAGGTGGACGACCTGGACCTGGGGGCCGGCGGGGTGCTGCTGCGGCGGATGGCACGCTCGCCGGGGGCCCTGCTGGTGCTCGGGTTGGCGTTGCTCGCGCTGCTCGCCGAACGCAACCTGCTCGGCGGCGGACGGTTGCTGGGCGGGGCGCTGTTGCCCACGCCCGGCGGGGTCGGCGAGGTGTGGTCGACCTATCGGGAGTCCTGGCACCCGTCCGGTCTGGGCAGCCCGTCGGGCGCGCCGCCCTACCTGGCCGTGACCGCCCTGGCGGGCACCCTCGCACTCGGGCACGTCGGCTTCGTAATCGGCCTGATGCTGCTGGCCGCGGTGCCCCTGGCCGGGCTGTTCGCGTACCTGGCCTCGGCCGCGGTGCCCACCACCCGTGCGCTGCGGGTGTGGGCGTCAGTGGCCTACGCGCTCAGCCCGGTGCTGACCGGTGCGGTCGCCGCGGGCCGACTGGGCACCGTGGTGACCGTGGTGCTGCTGCCGGTGGCGCTGCGCATGGCGGTCGCGGTGGTCGGCAGCAAGCGGCGCCCCAGCACCGACCGCGCCGCTTGGGCCGGCGCTCTCGTGCTGGCCCTGCTCACCGCGTTCACCCCGCTGATCTGGTTGCTCGCGTTGATCGGCGCACTCGCCGTGGCCGCAGGCCGCATGGCCGACGCCGAGTTGCGTACCCGTCTGCTGATCGCGCTCGGCGCCCCGATGGTGCTGCTGCTGCCCTGGTCCGGGCACCTGCTGCGGCACCCGACGCGGTTCCTGACCGAGCCCGGACCCACCGGCCCGGGCCTGTCCGTGCACGCCCTGGGTACCTGGCACGTGCTGCTGCTCAATCCCGGTGGCCCGGGCACCGGACCGGGTTGGTTGGGCGTGGGCATCGTGCTGGCGGGCCTGACCGGGTTGGCACTGGGCCGGCGCACCACGATTCCGGTGGCCGGTTGGACGATGGCGGGACTGGGTTACCTGGTCGCGCTGGTGATTTCCCGGATCACGGTGACTGCGCCGGCCGGTGGGCAGCCCGCGGCGGCCTGGCCCGGGGTGGCGCTCGCGCTGGCCGGATTGGGCGCGCTGATCGCCGCGGTGGTCGGCTGCGGGGATCTACCCGAACGGTTGTCCGCGCGCGACTTCGGTGTGGTGCAACCGGTGCTCGGCGCGGTGGCGGTGCTGGCCCTGCTCGCTCCGCTGGTCGGCGCCGGCGCCTGGACCGTGCGCGGTGCGCAGGGCCCGCTGCACCGCGCGGACGCGTCCCTGGTGCCCGCGCACGTGGCCGCGGAGGCGGACACCGCCGACCGGCCGCGCACGCTGGTGCTGCGTCCGGCGCGCTCGGACCTGGTCGGGGCGGTGCCCGCCGGTGAGGTGCCCGCCGCGTTGGCCTACGTGTTGGTCCGCGGGGGGTCCCCGGAATTCGGCGCTGCGGACCTGTCCGTGCCGCGGGCCGCCTACCGGTCGTTGCGCGCGTTGGTCGGCGACCTGGTCTCCGATCGTGGTGACGCGCAGGCCCAGCGGCTGGCCGATTTCGCGGTCCGCTACGTGTTGGTCCGTGGCCCGGTCCCGGAGGGCGTGGCCGCCGCGCTGGACGCGGTGCCGGGCCTGGAACGGGTCAGTGCGCCGGAGGGCGACGGACTGTGGCGGGTGTCCGCGCCGACGGCCCGGGTGAGCGTGCTCGGACCCATCCCGGTGGCGCTGCCCTCCGACGCGGTCGGGGTGCGCGCCACCGTGCCGCCGGGTGCGCCGGGTCGGGTGCTGGCCCTGGCCGAACCCGCGGACGGACACTGGCACGCGAAACTCAACGGGCACTCGCTGCCCAAGGTGGTGCGCGACGGCTGGGCGCAGGGCTGGACGTTGCCCGCATCCGGTGGGCAGCTGACGATCAGTCACGTGGATCGACTGCGCGCCCTGTGGACGGCCCTGCAGGGCGTGGCACTGCTGGTGTTGATCGTGCTCGCGCTGCCCGGCGCCAATCGCCGGCCCGGTGATGAGGAGGAACCGCCGCCGGTGCTGCCGGGCGCGCGTCGGCACGCGCATGGTGACGATTTGGTCGGGGTGAACCAATGA
- a CDS encoding WhiB family transcriptional regulator, with protein sequence MGEVLLPLLGGVERESTWQDQALCAETDPEAFFPEKGGSTREAKKVCLSCSVRDDCLEYALGHDERFGIWGGLSERERRRLKKRAV encoded by the coding sequence ATGGGAGAGGTGTTGCTCCCCTTGCTCGGAGGCGTCGAGCGGGAATCCACCTGGCAGGACCAGGCATTATGCGCCGAGACGGACCCGGAGGCTTTTTTCCCCGAAAAGGGGGGATCGACGCGGGAGGCGAAGAAGGTTTGCCTCTCGTGCTCGGTCCGTGACGACTGCCTGGAGTATGCCCTGGGCCACGACGAGCGCTTCGGGATCTGGGGCGGGCTGTCGGAGCGCGAGCGGCGTCGGCTGAAGAAGCGGGCCGTCTGA
- the cofD gene encoding 2-phospho-L-lactate transferase: protein MRAMQVVALAGGIGGARFLRGLLCHLKTAAIEADVTVIGNTADDIVLHGLHVSPDLDTVMYTLGGGINAEQGWGRADETRAVQQELAAYGEGPEWFALGDRDIATHLVRTRLLSEGATLSEATATLCERWRPGVRLLPMSDDPVATHVTIADAATSGGTRTVHFQEYWVRLHAPDALAVTPVGAEKATPAPGVVEAIAAADVVLLPPSNPVVSIGTILAVPGIAEALAATAAPVVGLSPIVGGAPVRGMADKMLAAIGVPTSAAAVALHYGARSAAGVLDGWLVDSADAASVATVEAAGIRCRAVPLLMRDLSASATMAAETLALATIVAGR from the coding sequence ATGCGTGCCATGCAGGTGGTGGCGCTGGCCGGGGGCATCGGCGGTGCGCGCTTCCTGCGCGGGCTGCTCTGCCACCTGAAGACCGCGGCGATCGAGGCCGACGTGACCGTCATCGGCAACACCGCGGACGACATCGTGCTGCACGGTCTGCACGTCTCCCCCGACCTGGACACCGTCATGTACACCCTCGGTGGCGGCATCAACGCCGAGCAGGGCTGGGGCCGGGCCGACGAGACCCGGGCGGTGCAACAGGAACTGGCCGCGTACGGCGAGGGCCCGGAATGGTTCGCGTTGGGCGACCGGGACATCGCCACCCACCTGGTGCGCACCCGGTTGCTCAGCGAGGGCGCGACGCTGTCCGAGGCCACCGCGACGTTGTGCGAGCGGTGGCGACCCGGCGTGCGGTTGCTGCCGATGAGTGACGACCCGGTGGCCACCCACGTGACCATCGCCGACGCCGCGACGTCGGGCGGCACCCGGACCGTGCACTTTCAGGAGTATTGGGTACGCCTGCACGCGCCCGACGCGTTGGCGGTGACGCCGGTGGGGGCGGAAAAGGCCACACCCGCGCCGGGGGTGGTGGAGGCGATCGCCGCGGCCGACGTGGTGCTGCTGCCGCCGTCCAACCCGGTGGTGAGCATCGGCACGATCCTGGCGGTGCCCGGCATCGCGGAGGCGTTGGCGGCCACCGCGGCGCCGGTGGTCGGGCTGTCCCCGATCGTCGGTGGGGCGCCGGTGCGCGGCATGGCGGACAAGATGCTGGCCGCGATCGGGGTGCCCACCTCCGCGGCCGCGGTGGCGCTGCACTACGGCGCGCGCTCGGCCGCTGGGGTGCTGGACGGCTGGCTGGTCGACTCCGCTGACGCTGCGTCAGTTGCGACAGTGGAGGCGGCCGGCATCCGCTGCCGCGCCGTCCCCCTGTTGATGCGCGACCTCTCCGCCAGCGCGACGATGGCCGCCGAGACGCTGGCGCTGGCCACGATCGTGGCGGGCCGGTGA